From Scomber scombrus chromosome 6, fScoSco1.1, whole genome shotgun sequence, the proteins below share one genomic window:
- the LOC133982261 gene encoding DEP domain-containing protein 7-like — protein MASIKERAAALNLAEKLCVRPQAPGGASKPVQSTPLWSGLIRHLRSSVTVKRRRVHLKSHSDCFLGSEAVDVVAEHISQVKGLEGAASSRDKVMLVCQALLDCNVFEAVGTKVFGKDKKQDVFQDSKSALYRFVNVHTPSVDELERGVLVNGIQKLFCSAPSDRQEEQTFPTGSHVPMPTPVIFTQTCIKANQVDTPVSAVLSLEPMVNCLSLSPSRVPTDSVLPQSLVDEVWQEQTLLRLLNLVELPLLEGVLQCIQTPSSSPPSHLLAHSNPDLIYSSNHLDRQILKAFRDSQEDEWFCAALDCLDFLPDQWVVEVSRELPHCFPQDQESCEPVPADGSSAQDIDTNYCVQYSFSSLAPGNNCDEQCKLLLYGTLVRHYSHTDRPPLLPQHMTDIYTAITDLLVNAKLGMALEALQLCLKLLPPSCREELRRLLTFMALAADPQGIKLDKEIENRLAVKRSFSRAVLHSKDRSKEKEDLMVVFMLSNIKEIFKIPGALHKGVSDKLAGMVQGKQPDVTGSAFCQQVSSRTCVDSTKKTTNQELWALLKNIHLDTKISTKERKRLLRQFYQAHPEIFNEYFGESAVTVL, from the exons ATGGCTTCAATCAAGGAAAGAGCGGCGGCGTTGAACCTTGCAGAGAAACTATGTGTGCGACCTCAAG CTCCTGGTGGGGCCAGCAAACCAGTCCAGTCTACCCCTTTGTGGAGCGGCCTAATCCGCCACCTAAGGTCATCTGTGACAGTGAAGCGTAGACGAGTCCACCTCAAGTCCCACAGTGACTGTTTCCTTGGCTCAGAAGCCGTGGATGTGGTGGCAGAACACATAAGCCAAGTGAAAGGCttggagg gtgCTGCCTCGTCACGGGACAAAGTGATGTTGGTGTGCCAGGCTCTGCTGGACTGCAATGTGTTTGAGGCAGTGGGAACCAAAGTGTTTGGCAAAGACAAGAAGCAGGATGTGTTTCAGGACAGCAAGAGTGCTCTTTACAG GTTTGTAAACGTGCACACTCCCTCGGTTGATGAGCTGGAGAGAGGTGTGCTTGTGAACGGGATCCAGAAGCTCTTCTGCAGTGCTCCTTCAGACAG GCAGGAAGAGCAGACATTTCCCACAGGGTCACATGTTCCGATGCCTACCCCTGTCATATTTACTCAGACGTGCATAAAAGCCAACCAAGTGGACACTCCTGTCAGTGCTGTCCTGTCACTGGAACCCATGGTGAactgtctgagtctgagtccCAGCAGAGTGCCGACAGACTCTGTTTTACCACAATCAT TGGTAGATGAGGTGTGGCAGGAACAGACTCTGCTCAGGCTGTTAAACCTGGTGGAGCTTCCCCTGCTGGAAGGAGTGCTTCAGTGCATCCAAACCCcatcctcctcccctccatcaCACCTGCTGGCTCACAGTAACCCAGACCTGATTTACAGCAGCAATCACCTGGACAGACAGATCCTCAAGGCCTTCAGGGACTCTCA GGAGGATGAGTGGTTTTGCGCAGCTCTGGATTGTCTGGACTTCCTCCCTGACCAGTGGGTGGTGGAGGTGAGCAGAGAGCTGCCTCACTGTTTCCCTCAAGATCAGGAGAGCTGTGAGCCAGTACCAGCTGATGGCAGCAGTGCCCAA GATATTGACACCAATTATTGTGTACAGTATTCATTTTCATCTCTGGCTCCAGGTAATAACTGTGACGAGCAGTGTAAGCTGCTGTTGTATGGGACACTAGTCAGACACTACAGCCATACAGACAGACCTCCACTGCTGCCCCAGCACATGACTGACATCTACACAGCCATCACTGACCTGCTGG TTAATGCAAAGTTAGGCATGGCTCTAGAAGCTCTGCAGCTGTGTCTGAAGCTGCTACCACccagctgcagagaggagcTGCGCAGGTTGCTTACATTCATGGCTCTGGCAGCTGACCCACAAGGAATAAAACTGGACAAAGAG ATAGAGAACAGATTGGCAGTGAAGCGCTCTTTCTCCAGGGCAGTGCTCCACAGCAAAGATCGCTCAAAGGAGAAAGAGGACCTGATGGTGGTCTTCATGCTCAGCAACATAAAGGAAATCTTTAAG ATACCAGGGGCTCTGCACAAAGGAGTGAGTGACAAGCTAGCTGGCATGGTACAGGGGAAGCAGCCTGATGTGACTG GCTCTGCATTCTGTCAGCAGGTTTCCAGCAGAACTTGCGTTGACTCTACAAAGAAGACCACCAACCAGGAGCTGTGGGCTCTGCTAAAAAACATCCACTTGGACACCAAGATCTCAACCAAGGAGAGAAAGCGTCTGCTCAGACAGTTTTACCAAGCCCACCCTGAGATATTTAACGAGTACTTTGGTGAATCTGCTGTTACTGTGCTGTAG